Within Bacillus sp. E(2018), the genomic segment TTCATAAAGGTGTTTTGTTGAAAGACGAAAAGAAGATTCTGATTCAACAAACAGAGAACGTACAATCAGCCCGCCAAATTCGATTTACGAATGTAAATGACATTGTAGATATGGAAAGCACGCTTAAAGCGTATATTCATGAAGCGATCGAGGTAGAGAAATCAGGATTAACGGTGCAATTGAAGAAAACGGCTGATTTCTCTATACCTGTTGAATTCCATAATAAGATGGAAGAGATCTCAGACTTAAAAGAGGCGTTTGAAGCTTTAACACCTGGTCGGCAAAAAGCGTACATCCGGTATTTTGCAGAAGCGAAACAATCCAAAACACGAGAAGCACGGATAGAAAAATATATGGACCAAATCCTTGATGGTAAAGGGTTGAACGATTGCACATGCGGGTTATCCAAAAGAATGCCGAACTGCGATGGTTCACATAAAAGCATTCAATAATAAGGCAATGGAATCGAAGAAATGAAGGAGACAAAAATGTGTAAGTGGAAAGCGAAATTAGTATCTACATCAAGAGGTACATTTGAAGTATTTATTAAAGGTGAGGGGCAACCGATCTGTGTGACTCATCACTATTCAGAATTTAACGATTCTGGTGATTATTTTGCGGATTCTTTTACTGATTGTTATCAGGTCTTTCTCGTTAACCTGAAAGAAGCGGGAAATACATCTAAGGCTAGTCATCCATATGAATTGAGCATGTTTGACGCGGCATATGATTTAGAAGCAATTCGAGAAGAGCTGGGTTTTCCTAACTGGACATATGCAGGACATTCTACAGGTGGCATGATCGGGTTGTTGTACGGCATCCACTTTTCTTCGTCCTTATCATCGCTAATTATTGTCGGGTCAGCAGCGAGAAAATATGCGAATTCTTCTGCAGCATGTATTTATCATAAGGAACATCCGAAATTTGGTCTCATGCAGGAACTTATAGAAGCAATTAAGGATCCTGATTTGTCACCAGGCGAGAGGGCAAGAATTTCAACAGAAAGAACAAAGCTTTCACTACATAAGCCAGAGAAGTATGACGATTATTTCTCCTTACCCATTACGAAAAAAATGTCGGCATCTCGCATGAATTTCTTTATAAGAGAAGAAATGATATTCGATGTTACGAGGCAACTACATAACATAACGATTCCTACCTTAATTATGGGCGGAGTGCATGACGTTCAGTGTCCAATTTCGTTTTCAGAAGAAATGAATGAAGAGATTTCACATTCTACTTTTGTTCGTTTTAACGAAAGTAATCACTATCCATTTCTAGAAGAAGCACATTTGTTCAAAGAAGAAGTTCAGAAGTTCATGAATAAGATTTAGGAGAGTAGTTATGTACACACATATGCCACCGAACTATATCTGTCCCTTTTGTTTAGTCGTTCAAGGGGTTGAGGACCCCAACAATAAACTGGTTCAGAGCAAGCAAGAAGATATTGTCTATCAGGATGAGTATGTAACGGCGCTCATCGCAACGTTATGGTGGCCAAATAACAAAGGTCACGTGATTATCATTCCTAACCGTCATTATGAAAACATCTTTGATCTGCCACTCGACATCGCCGCTCACATTCATAAAGTGGCTCAGCAAGTGTCTTATGCTCTGAAAGATTGCTACGCGTGTGATGGCATATCTACCCGGCAACATAACGAACCAGGTGGAAGTCAGGATGTTTGGCATTATCACCTGCATGTGTACCCTCGGTATTTTAACGATCATCTTTATCTGACGCACGGCAGTCTTAGCAGTCCAGAGGAACGTGCGGATTATGCAGCAAAACTCAGAACCTGGTTTCAAACACACAACACATACATCAAACAAAGAATATAAAGGATGTCATTCATGAACACACATACCGATTTAAAAGAAATTGAAGCTTATTTATTGAAGAAATATGATTGCCACACCATCATTTTGTACGGATCATATAGTCGAGGAGATTATACGGAAGAAAGCGATGTGGATCTTATCTGCTTTTCAGATTCCGTTACCGAGGATACGAATGAGGTGGAATTTATTGAAGGAAAGCAGTTAGATGCTTGGATTTATCCTACTGAAAAAATGAAGCAGTCTGAACCGTTTCTACGTGTACATAAGGGAGAAATTTGGATCAACAAGAAAGGCTTAGCAGAAGAGTTTTTGGCTAACATTCAACGCACTTTTGAAAATGGGACGAAACCATTATCT encodes:
- a CDS encoding DUF1801 domain-containing protein, which encodes MSKSMLNPKVDEFLNEVKSWKEEFEQLRRIVLDCGLNEDFKWMHPCYTLKGKNVVLIHGFKEYCALLFHKGVLLKDEKKILIQQTENVQSARQIRFTNVNDIVDMESTLKAYIHEAIEVEKSGLTVQLKKTADFSIPVEFHNKMEEISDLKEAFEALTPGRQKAYIRYFAEAKQSKTREARIEKYMDQILDGKGLNDCTCGLSKRMPNCDGSHKSIQ
- a CDS encoding HIT domain-containing protein yields the protein MYTHMPPNYICPFCLVVQGVEDPNNKLVQSKQEDIVYQDEYVTALIATLWWPNNKGHVIIIPNRHYENIFDLPLDIAAHIHKVAQQVSYALKDCYACDGISTRQHNEPGGSQDVWHYHLHVYPRYFNDHLYLTHGSLSSPEERADYAAKLRTWFQTHNTYIKQRI
- a CDS encoding nucleotidyltransferase domain-containing protein, which codes for MNTHTDLKEIEAYLLKKYDCHTIILYGSYSRGDYTEESDVDLICFSDSVTEDTNEVEFIEGKQLDAWIYPTEKMKQSEPFLRVHKGEIWINKKGLAEEFLANIQRTFENGTKPLSQDEKNFLKSWLRKMHVRSAKNDLEGNYRFHWMLKDSLEIYFELKGEWFLGPKVSFQWLKEKDPKAFDLFNRALSTNADDKSSKDLIDYLCEL
- a CDS encoding alpha/beta hydrolase: MCKWKAKLVSTSRGTFEVFIKGEGQPICVTHHYSEFNDSGDYFADSFTDCYQVFLVNLKEAGNTSKASHPYELSMFDAAYDLEAIREELGFPNWTYAGHSTGGMIGLLYGIHFSSSLSSLIIVGSAARKYANSSAACIYHKEHPKFGLMQELIEAIKDPDLSPGERARISTERTKLSLHKPEKYDDYFSLPITKKMSASRMNFFIREEMIFDVTRQLHNITIPTLIMGGVHDVQCPISFSEEMNEEISHSTFVRFNESNHYPFLEEAHLFKEEVQKFMNKI